CCACGCCCGCTGCTGCACGCACTGGTGCCCTCCCGGCACCAGAGCTTTCCTGCCTCATTACCCAGCGGGCTGCAGGGAGGGTCTGGCGGACTCCACTCCCCACGCCAACCCGAGCTGGCAGACGGACGCCCgagcccctgcccttccctgctcAGCCTTGGAGACGGGTCTCCGGGCCCCCCTGCGGCGGAGCtgatcccccacccccagccccagtcaCGGGCGGAGGGGCCAGGTGCGGCCGCCCACCCGGGGCCCAGGTGCCAACCAGCGATGGCGTCTCGGCAGCTCTGCAGAGACCCGGGCGTCCacaaccaatttacattctttcGTCTGAGCTTGAGTGGTGCGGGCAGGGGTCGAATCCACAGGACCCACAGGCAGGGCCTCAGCCGCCTGTCCAGGCCGCGCTGACCCTGTCGCCGGGGGCGGGGTCAGCCGCCAAGGAGCAGGTGGTGAGAAGTAAGGTCCCTGGGGGAATGAGGGACGCTGAGGACACGCGGGCCGCGGGGACACCGTCCGCGTCTGGAGGGTGTGAGGCTGGCGGCCAGCACACCTGTCTGCTCCCCACCAGCCCCACGGGGGGCCCCGCCTCGCCCTCTGCTCCCTGACACGCACTGTGCCACTCACCAGCCTCGAGGTCTCCCAGGCCCTGTGAGTGTCCACGGGCTGCTACCCTCTGAGGCTGGACCGGCCCTGGGCAGGCGGAGGGGTGGTCCCAGGCCACGGGCAGGGCCAAGCGGCGTCCTGAACAGACACCTGTCCTTGTCATCAAGGTAAACGTGGCCCCTGGCAGGCACAGGGGCCGTGGAGGACGCACCCCGGCTGCCAGGGTGCTCGGCCGGAAGCTCCACCTCCAGGGCCAAGCCCGCGCCCGCACCCATGGGTGTCCTGAGGCCACTCCACGGCTGCTTctgcccccgccctcccccacccctacaaCGCCGCAGCGACCAGGCGACAGGAAGGGCTGGGGGCTCTTTATTGCTGTGACCCCAGGTTTACCGGAGGGCAGCGGGGTGAGGGTTGCGGCAGCTCCCCCGCGGCCCGTCGGCCCCTCACGTGCCCAGGAGCAGGCCGGAGAAGCTGGAGCTGCTCTGGACGGTGAGGGCTGCGCCGGAGCCATTGTCCACAAAGACGGAGGTGTACTGTCCCGCCTGCAGACACCCACAGTGGACGTTACCACCCACAGGGCCCGGCTGCCGGCCAGGCGACACCCGGCCCGGGCAGCTTGGAGGCCCAggactgccccccgcccccgcactgcccccccaccccccgcctcacCTGCAGCTGCAGCAGCCCCTGCACGTGCACCGTGAAGACCCTGCCGCCGCTCTCCAGGCCGGAGATGGCCTCCAGGGACCTGGACGCGGGGCCGCAGGGGTGAGGGCACAGTGgccgtggggtggggtggggtggccccccccccccccccccgctggcGCCCAGAGACTCGCGTGCTTCTGCCCCGGTGCTCACTGCAGTTCTCTGTGTTCAGGGAAGCCCGCCTCTGTGGGCAAGATGGTCCCCGTGCCCCTCAGGACGCCCCCACGACCCCCAGGAGGGCCCACTCACGTGTGGCGATGGCACAGGGACTCGATGCAGACCAGCACACGCACTGTGTCCCGGGCCCGCAGCCGGGCCCTGCCCTGCAGCTCCCTGGGGTCTGCGGAGACAGGCCAGGTCTGCAGCACCTTCAGGGAGGACGGAGCagcgggggcaggggctggggggcttCGGGGCGCACTGCGGGTTGGGGAGGGTGGGCGTGAGGACCCGTCCAGCCCCCAGGGGAGTCAGGGTGCGAGCAGGAGACGCCTCTGCAATAGGACCCGGGCCTGGGGCACACCCGGAAGGCCAGCCCCCACGCCCCACATGCACCCTGGCCCGGCCCCGCTCACCCACGTGCAGGCTAGCAAAGAATTGGAAGATGGCAGTGACCGGGGCCGTGAACCGACCGGAGGCCAGGCTCAGGCCAGACCCCCGCAGGAAGGCGCCCTGGGCAGCGGGCTGAAAGGACAGCAGGGGGGTGCGGGCTACAGAGTCTGAACCCTCACCTTCCACACCCAGCCTGGCGGAGGCGCCTGAGACCAACAGCCCCCAACCCAGAGAGGCCCCAGGTGGGCAAGGCAGAGGGCTGACCCGTGCATCTGCACCCACCCAGGCCTCTGGGCACAGATCGGGGCCCCAAGGACCTCCAGAGGGGAGGGTGTGCCTGCCCCTGACCACCCCGGACCCCACCGCGAGCCTCGGCGGGGCGTGCATGGGCCCGGGGTCGCCCGGCCCTGCTGGGGCCTGAGCACCCACAGTGGAAGCCCCCGGGCTGCCCCCCACGCCCACTCACGGCCTGGAAGCCCTGCAGCTCCACCAGCGTCCTCTTGTCCACCAGCACCGGGCCCTTCAGCCGACAGTGGAAGGCCTCGGACACCAGCCACCTCCCCGTCCCCTCGGGCAGCGGGGGGCCCAGCGGCGCTGAGGACCGACGCTCGGTAGCCTCTGCGGGGACAGGGTGAAGGGGCGGCTCGGCTCAGCTTGGGGTACCCCCAGGGTGACCTCCTGAGCCGCGGGAGAAGAGTGGGCGGGGCGTGCCTACCCTTCAGCATCCCCTGAAACTCCCGGAGCACAGCCTCCTGGGTCACTTCCGCACCGGGCGGTCCTGGGGGGCCAGGGGGGCCTCGCTGTGGGGGAGCAGGAGAAAATGAGGATAGTGGTGGGACCCACAGCCATCCCCATCCTGGGCTTAGACCCCGGGGCTCACCGACTTCTTGTCCTGGCCTCGGCACCGTTTCTTTGAGGCCCCGTCATCGGGGCGCCGGACGAAGTTCAGCCATGTCATGTGGGCATCTGTGAACTCAGGCCCTGAGGCCTCAGGCAGCTGAAGGGTCAGAGGACAGGGCTAGAGTGCTGACCACCAGGCCCCGCTGGGCCCTGCCCCACTGCCCCCGGGGGAGAACAGGGAACTGCGGGGCCCTGGGCAGACACAAGGAAGATGGCAACGGGGCACCACAGGCCACCCCCAGGACTCAGGCCAGGGCCTGACGTCCAGGAGCCTCGGGTCTGCTGCTGTGTTGCAGCAACCGTTCCCAAGCAGACGGGCACGCCCGTGTGCACACGGGGCCGGGCCCCACATGTCCTGACAGGGGCCCAGCCCCGGCTGAGAAAGGCAGTGGTGGGCAGGAGTGAGTTCTCCAGAGCCGTGTGAGGCTGGGGGCA
The genomic region above belongs to Phocoena sinus isolate mPhoSin1 chromosome 1, mPhoSin1.pri, whole genome shotgun sequence and contains:
- the C1QTNF12 gene encoding adipolin translates to MRWVWAAAAALLWPQLTLLGGVRARREPKRPRKPGQHPAAPNATTSSSEGLLGFPKLPEASGPEFTDAHMTWLNFVRRPDDGASKKRCRGQDKKSRGPPGPPGPPGAEVTQEAVLREFQGMLKEATERRSSAPLGPPLPEGTGRWLVSEAFHCRLKGPVLVDKRTLVELQGFQAPAAQGAFLRGSGLSLASGRFTAPVTAIFQFFASLHVDPRELQGRARLRARDTVRVLVCIESLCHRHTSLEAISGLESGGRVFTVHVQGLLQLQAGQYTSVFVDNGSGAALTVQSSSSFSGLLLGT